aaggtcaaaagtcatcagGTCAAAGACCTGGACCGTCAAAACCACGAAGTActtgtccctgaagtcgaatttcaccaggaagcggacctggagcgcagaacgTACGCAGCGCTTGTActgaaagtcgagtttcaccaggtagcggacctggagcgctttccctggaactcgagttgcacctgaaagcggacccggagcgcaggatccaggaggttgAGAagccggtactcgaaatttccGGAGCGCGATTTTcgtacgtccgctctactgcgcggttgtttccagactgaggaactcggttagctgattttcgtctataTAGATCGCTGACGtctagagaaaaaaaattttgggtgatatcactttctgaacatccgaacatccaaactatggtttcgacctttaatactatgtacgatgtataatgtatgatgtatgatgatatgatatgatgtacaatgattttagttttcacatttcagacaacaaatacgcactttatcgtTCCtaccgattccagactcaagcggctaggcccttcgatggtcagccgttgaccaaagatatattcttccatgaacgggtcagctaataacgctgccgttctgtgACGCTtggatgataataatttttgctcgtacctttcaaatgtgtgttaaaatacactggAAGTAtcaagaagcttcgttctctCACCctatcaaaaaacaaaaaaaattcccgagaatcacctttttaggtctttaaattaggacactgcgttaaatactgtctcacatacggagcatccatttcatctcgatcaaaattagcgcatctgTGATGTATTAcggttactctgaatttttttccatacgaacacttttcgaaaaacaattctgcttctctacccaacgtcgatacttcacttgcgactagctaaaacagcgtttcgattctatgcctaaaagttgttggaataaatatgaatattaatgttatggaatacaccgagcgcgtgtcgaatagaaccccattcaaaaatgaataattcttctattttcatattatagacGTATTATTGTAGgtaatctagtttgtctcctggaaagttataaaatttatagtatgcatcacgtatcAATCGTTAATGgatcatatatgtatatcaatatcgtacatggaccgcctatacatatatactttttggtctctgcatcattattacgtctgatctattattatttatgatctaTTATCAATTAAGATCAATGTGTACATTCTTTTCTtgggtacctatactttaattgaatcactgttttgctacgaattttggaagaaatttattctcattattaattccTTGTATCGCCGAGAAGTCGTTAAGTACACACGGGCTAAGTACTGTCTTGGActtaccattgcgaagactgtgttactcggaaggtgaatgcagccggcatcatgtcgaaatcggtaactctctgatgttTTGCAATAAGCtctcaactctaccgttggaacatctcagGGGGCGTAAGCGCACGACGGTTCTCGGTTGTCATTCCAAAGCCCATCagggcaactgtctttatatACTTTAGTCAACGTAGGAGGTGTTTGGTGGTGGTTGTAGTGATTGGAGGAggtcgaggaggacgaggacgactACGACCACCCCCAAGGGcgggatgaggaggaggagggcgACGAGGTGGACAAGGAGgacgaaggtggtcggagatggtcggaggtggttgaCGGTGGCTGGAGGTGCTCGGAAGTAGTTgggggtggttggcggtggacgCGGTTACGCGTCTTCTCACGGGGATGATCGAGCTGATCGACATTTCTAAGTCGCAGTCGACAAGTAATCTTACGTACTCACTTTGTACGGACCCAATCTCAAGCTTCCATACTGACACTACTGCTACGAATGTCGGTGCAGGGCCGTTAGGTAGATTCGTTAGAGTAGAACCTTCCTACGCTCCCAGGCCCACCTGGGCCCACTTGCCCGCCGAAAACTGGTCACAAAAACTTACCCAGGGGTATTCGTCTTTACATTCTTCAGTCAACAGTTGTGATATGTTGGTCAGTCCTGGTtaaaaagagatgaaaatggGCGAAGTATATCTAAGAGATAATAAATAACAGTAAATATAATACTGTTCAACGATGTGATCTTCATTCTACAGGACGTCGAAACTGAAATCGTCAAAGATTGACTATAATTATTACTGAGATGAGATTTTCATGAAGCGTGGCAAACTTTAAATCGGAATTAACTTTGCTTCATAACTTCATTGCAGCGCATCAAATTGTATGTGCCAATTAATTGCTCAGGAACCATAGATATATTTATGCGTACATATGTTGACATTTTTTGAGGTCGTATATACACTGAAAAATATGAGTGACAGTTTTTAAACGTTTATATTCGTAAGCTTAACTTCTTTTCCTTGAACAAAGTGGAAAATTTGTCAAGAATTCCTCAATTTAACATGGTTAATTATTGAAAGCAGAGTACGgaacaattcttttttctttttctatatttAAATAGTATACGTACGTGTTGTATGCCTTTTTCTTCGAATAATTTGATTCGAATGACCGTcacataagaaaaaaatcacagttGCACCTACTATTTTAGAGACTGGTCCATTTCTTTTGACGTTACCACATTCTTTTTCCGTAGTAAATTCAACTGTCAATGTAGTAACTTCGAACATTTCTGCAGTATCTTTAACAGAAAACTATAATAATTTTGACTGGGAGGTAGTAAATCCtacagttatttttttcagtgcaAGGACGTCTGAGAGGAATGTCAAAATGCagcaataaaaacaatttgagGAAGGAAACGAATCAAAAACTCAATATCAACCCACCTTCATCAAGAAAAAGGAAACTAGGAACGAAATTTCGTATGACTTACGTGTCTTGACCTACTTGTCACAGACCTGACGTAggaatttgaataacaaaagcGGTCAGCGCCTAATCAGAtctcgtttaaaaaaataaatagttaaCGTTGAACTATCGTGTCGCCGTATTCGACAGAGGGTGCAATCTACTTTCTAAAACTCGTGCACTCCTTACCTAACCTCATTGAACTCTTCATCACATGCGATAGCAAATCACATCTTGCATGTCAAGCTGCAGCTCACTCCGACAATTATCTGATGGGATCATGCAAAGTTTGcagtaataaattaaattaataaattttcaaaacatttttacaacaattaGTGCATCGTGGTCTAATAGTCACATTTCACACTTTCTACTATACGTGGTCGGAAATCTGGTTGCAGAATTGGGAACTAGATTAATTCATTTGTCAGGTTAATCGACCACCGAACCGTTTTTCTTTAGCATGCGTTAACCGTTTCATGTGCAAAGACACTTCAACCGTAAGTATGATCGTCAATTCCAATAACAACTCGATGACGAATTTTCTACCATCGACTCATATGCGATCGCAAACAGACTCCCTTCCATCGGACTTTACGCAACCTTTTCGTCGTCTGGAAGCTTCTCACGTTTTCGAAGAAAGTCAAATAAGTCCAACAGAATAATGGAGGTGGTAACGTCGCATATAAAAGCTACCGTAACTCCGACGAAGATCACAGAGCTCAGTGAGTTTCAGTGTAACCAATCAAGCAACATGAACTCCTTCGTGATGGTGGGTTGGCtcaattatcattatattcattattatagTACAGTACCAAAAGTGCACCGAGAGAAAAGCGGATTATTGATAAGCGGCAAAACAATTTCCCATCATAGAAATCGTACATCCGTCGTCGAATACACCACTGAAATCTCCACAGAGAGTTATTCGCGTAAAGTCAAGCTTGTTTCtaatagttaaaaaaattttcgcagaTGACCAGCTTCGTTCTCCTGGCCGTTCTCGGCAGCGGTATCGCCGGTTTGGTACCGGCGGCTGTTTCGGCTCCGCTGGTTGCGGCACCCGCTGCGGTCGGGTACGCAAAGGCAGTGCCCTACAACATCCCGCCCTACGCCTCGAGGGTCGACATAAGCACGAGGAACCTGGCCGCCCCCTACGTCGCAGCCGCTCCCTACGTCGCGGCCCCCGCACTTCCGTACGCGGCACTTCCGTCGGCTCCACTCGTCGCTGCACCGGGCTTTGTGCCCTCGGCTTACGCCGGAAGTCTGGCCGCCCCATTGGCCCACGCCTACGCAGCTCACAGCGCCGCGATCGTGGGGTGAGGATCCGTGGATCACGAAAGCTCCGGATCGACGACCGCTTGCCAAGCACTCTGCACTGaacgatttttattattttctttgccgtaaataaaatgataattggaAAAAGAATTCTTACTTGTTCAGAGAGCGGATGATCAATCCTCTCAAACACTACATAATAAACCTTTTCCCAACTTCAGCGCGCTGCTGTTTGGTTTCTACAATTTCGAACGTAAGGGTTTTAGGGTTGTGGAAGGGTACGATGGATCAGggaattcgaaatttgatGCACGGATCCCGTTAATCACCATTTTGCACtgtttatttcttcaaataatttatacccACCACAGAAGTTGTGTATAGCTGCAGCGAGACAATGGCAAGTTATTAAACTATGCAGggaatatttcatttgaaatccACGACCTTGGAGATTTTACCGTCTATACTATACACTGTGATAAATAAGACAATCGTAAATCATTCGTCTTTGAACTTATTACCCAGTGAAACAGAGTTACTTACTTGGGAGAAAATACACTTTCCCAGTTTTCCCAAGTGCCCAATTTCACCCCGGCTTCAATTACTTCGGATTTGATGTGATTGCTATGAATAGCAAGATGTTATGCATGGAGGACAGGCTTGTCGGAGACAGCGAAACGGCATTTCTTCCGCTGTATAAAGCAGGTATGCGTATAAAGAAggaaggaaataaaaagaacGTCCGTGTTTCCCGGtttcattttctaaaataaaacaaaagtaCCTTGTTATCGTAACTTATTACTTTGGCGTCGGTGAATACTTGACTGACATTTTGCTGAGCGTTTTTATGGCTGTCGAAATGGAAGAAAACGACGAGGAAACCAAAGTCATGTTTTGCCATGGAATATTCCAGACAAAGGGAAATGTTGGAGCGTTCACGATCGACGGGGCTACGCCAGACTTCGTCCACGTGAGCGTCGACAGATTCGAAGGGTTAATCACCCTGTCATAATTGCCAGATGCATTGAACTGAAAGCGACGTCACGTCACTTGTAAAACCAGCGGAGATGTGATTCACGTGCAAGAAGCGAAGTTTCcagatttttttcctccaaaaAATCAGCTCCTTCTTTGCCGTATTTTCACTCAAAGATAAATAATGCTAAATTCTGGATAAAACTGATTATCGATCGACTTCACAAAACTCGGAAAAAACTCTTCTATTTTTACTTCTCTGTTCACGTTTGTCGAGAGAAAGACAATACGTCGAATGTTCCAATCAGCCGTAAATACTCAGTTTACAATTCGGGGGTTAGACTCGTATCGGTATAAATTAAAACCATGCATTGTCTTCTTCCTATATCGCAAAAAGAGAGTGgtatcattttttgttcttttacTCTGGGAATCTTGTATGCGTGCCACAAGGCAAGGTGGGTGCGCTTTATGCCGGAAGACAGACGAACGTTCGACGTAAAGACAATCATCAGGCTCAAAACAGGTTCGGCGATGCACCGCGAGAGCCTTGAATCGTATCCTGTTGTGAGAggttggaggaaaaaaaattggtgaagCTGAGCGGAAGAAGTGGAATCGTGATCGCAAGAGgattaaattaattgaaagTTATTCACCGATCGCGATAAAATGCTACAGGCTATAAGGACCAATTAGAATCCACGGTCCTACATTTTTGCAGTCTGAGACAAGGTATTCagtcgacaaaaaaaaaataccggtCTCAAGTTTAATACAAGTTAGAAGAATTTCAGTAACGACGCGTCGATAAATTCCCGCTCCTTTTTGtcccttttttatttttctcctgcACTCGTGCTTTCGCAACGAGCAATAAGAAGGCTGCGTATTATTCCATAGAAGCAACGCTGTCTACAAATTGCGTTTCACCGCTTGATATAACAGGACATGGAAAAATAAGATGTGGCATTCAACCGCGACCTTGAAAGGCAAGCATGCATAAGCTTGAGGCTTGAGAGGGTTCTATTCAAGCAAAAGTTCTCCTCATCGAATGGGATGCATTCATCTTGCTTCGTTTACATCATCTGTTCAATGCTCCCTGACAGTTCACTAgcattttttccttctttccagGAACGCTGTCGACAAGGTCAGTGTTATATAACAAGGATGAAGCCTGGAAACTGTGCAAAGCGTAAGGACCGCTTCCACTCGATCAACTCGAGTGTCTGAAGTTAAAACGTGATCGGGAAACTAGCTTTCCAGAGTTGCGAAACCCGCCAAAAGTAACACAGTTTACGACTACCCAACAGTTTttcttcgtgaaattttttttcaattccttccATTTGTTTGTGCCAGTTGTTCCACGCGGACAACGTTCCGCAACACGGGGCTTCTTGAGATAATCGCATAAGTTACTGGATTTTCGAACTACCCTCAAAGCATTCGACGCTTCAGATATTGCGGCAACTTTTAATCGGATCCAGGGCACTCGGTTACCCAACGCGACTCCGCCTGCATCACTGCGCGTCGCGTCGTTTAAAAGTGAAACTCCCGTTTTCCTGAACGTCTTCCCGCCCGTTCGCCGTCCACCGTTTCGCCACGTACCAAAACGTGCCTTGCCTAGATATCGACAGTGCCTACTTCGAGCCTGATGTCCATGTCGTACGTAACTGTCGAACAGATTTGCAAGCGAGAAGCGTATCGCGTTCGAAACCGATACGTAATGCGACGCTCTGCAGCGTGTATcccaaaattgaaaaatattttttgtgcAATTTCTTCCTCCACACTACCCGAAACTTTTCTCGCCAGAAGCCTCAGCAGCTCGAAATGCGTAACCGATTCAGATTTACCTGAGAAAGAATTCACGTCGAGATTAATTCAGTGTCGAAATTTGGGGAAATCTACCCTTTAATTTGGCAATCCGCGTCGCTATTACTGACAAGCACCCGATGATATCCCCAATTGATAAACCGACTGAAGGATTATAGCGTTGATCTATTGAACAGCGCTCTAGATCCTGCGATTCAAAAAACCGTGTTAAGTTAATGGAAGTCGGGCGTTTGGGCGCTCCGAGTGGAAGTCAACCTCGTAGATTAGAGAGACTCTAGAACAGAAGCGATTCCGTGTTCACCTCACGCGCCACGCGCATTCGAGAGTCCGGCTCCCTGCAATATCCGTCACCAAACCAATACCAAATATCCTGGAGGGGAACAATGTGCAAGGAATTAACGGAGAAAGAGGGAGCCCACCAGCTATTACCGGGTGTGGCTTGCCCGTAATACCTATAGACATTTGACCAAAGGTCATCTGGTATGCAGGAGAGGTGCGAATCCATTTCTTCGACATCGGTTGAGTACCCACCGCAGAAATGGTGAGGGATCCCCTGCCACCGTTGAAAAACCGACTATAAAAGCCAGCGTCCATAAGCCGAGTACATCGCAGTCTTCGCAGCGGATCCAACAAACCAAACCAATTCTCAAAATGATGACCAAGTGCCTCGTAAGTCATTATACTCTgttttgaaagaatt
The sequence above is drawn from the Neodiprion pinetum isolate iyNeoPine1 chromosome 2, iyNeoPine1.2, whole genome shotgun sequence genome and encodes:
- the LOC124211176 gene encoding cuticle protein 16.5-like, whose translation is MNSFVMMTSFVLLAVLGSGIAGLVPAAVSAPLVAAPAAVGYAKAVPYNIPPYASRVDISTRNLAAPYVAAAPYVAAPALPYAALPSAPLVAAPGFVPSAYAGSLAAPLAHAYAAHSAAIVG